One Candidatus Poribacteria bacterium genomic window carries:
- a CDS encoding radical SAM protein produces MRPKMIFADESGNIYDHPELEMAGRSGTKLIAPDEVEIIPAPPHTLFFTMPGRMPVGWDRRRRRYEAMDEMSDMVCYPVAAFPPPGYTRTLLPATMLCDIDCVLPLWAYTAAGWMEDQFWIAAVKVDDFDRWNPDYYDVEELSPKIETLLGRYPENRLIRHLSKCVTRYHCFNAMNLFYRRWECGIPTSPACNASCIGCLSWQPSERCPASQERIDFVPTVEEIVQIALPHLEEAEGAIVSFGQGCEGEPLLQADLIAEAIKRLRSQTDKGTIHLNTNGSIPSSVGKLCDVGLDSIRISLNSARPIFYHRYYKPKGYSFDDVIESMKIAKSHGLFLSINLLVYPGFTDGGDELWALMDLIDEVRPDMIQLRNLNIDPELYLRSISYRGGPGIGITRFMKAISDEFPEVKFGYFNRPKEMFR; encoded by the coding sequence ATGAGACCTAAGATGATCTTCGCAGACGAGAGTGGGAACATTTACGACCATCCGGAGCTGGAGATGGCGGGTCGATCCGGCACCAAACTTATCGCCCCTGACGAGGTGGAGATAATCCCCGCGCCGCCTCATACCCTGTTCTTCACTATGCCTGGTAGAATGCCCGTGGGATGGGATCGTAGGAGGCGGAGGTATGAAGCCATGGATGAGATGTCCGATATGGTGTGTTATCCTGTAGCTGCCTTCCCACCTCCCGGATACACTCGAACCCTTCTTCCCGCGACGATGCTTTGTGACATAGATTGTGTTTTACCCCTCTGGGCGTATACGGCGGCCGGTTGGATGGAAGATCAATTCTGGATAGCGGCGGTTAAGGTGGACGATTTCGACAGATGGAATCCCGATTATTATGACGTTGAGGAACTTTCACCGAAGATCGAGACCCTACTGGGGAGGTATCCTGAAAACAGACTTATAAGACATCTTTCCAAGTGCGTTACACGGTATCACTGTTTCAACGCTATGAACCTCTTCTACCGCAGGTGGGAGTGCGGAATTCCCACCTCTCCGGCCTGCAACGCCAGCTGCATCGGATGTCTATCTTGGCAACCATCGGAGAGGTGCCCCGCCTCACAGGAGCGGATAGACTTCGTGCCGACGGTCGAGGAGATCGTCCAGATCGCCTTGCCGCATCTGGAGGAAGCTGAGGGCGCGATAGTGAGCTTCGGACAGGGATGTGAGGGCGAGCCCTTGCTTCAAGCCGATTTGATCGCAGAAGCGATCAAGAGGCTCAGATCACAGACCGATAAGGGAACGATTCACCTTAACACTAACGGCAGTATCCCTTCCAGCGTGGGAAAGCTCTGTGATGTGGGGCTCGATAGCATCCGGATCAGCCTCAACTCGGCGAGGCCTATCTTTTACCATAGATATTACAAACCCAAAGGTTATTCCTTCGATGACGTCATAGAATCCATGAAAATCGCTAAGTCCCACGGCCTCTTCCTCTCGATCAATCTGTTGGTTTATCCCGGATTCACCGATGGTGGAGATGAGCTTTGGGCGTTGATGGATCTGATCGATGAGGTGAGACCGGATATGATCCAGTTGCGAAATTTGAACATAGATCCGGAGCTATATCTCAGGAGCATCAGCTATAGAGGGGGACCGGGGATAGGTATAACGAGGTTTATGAAGGCGATAAGCGATGAATTTCCGGAGGTTAAATTCGGATATTTCAACAGGCCGAAGGAGATGTTCCGTTGA
- a CDS encoding DegT/DnrJ/EryC1/StrS family aminotransferase → MSIKKSQLAIFGGEPVVTEKSPSWPYFTDEEIEAVRQGMLRSREDWTWACTAAGGELTDQLEKRFAEVIGRRFAVSTSGGGPALHIACMAAGIELGDEVITSPFSWGQTVSCILQAGGIPIFADIDPRTLTLDPARIEPLITEYTKAIVVVHIGGVPADMDGIMDIARRHDLIVIEDCAQAQGSLYKGQQVGTFGHFGCFSIGSGKNIAAGDGGMLVTDDRDLFERALLAGMHPARLYKEITIDAYRERIDSLIYTYRINAFSAALALKQLDRLEEMNKWRRRNAARLKEALADVPGIRPLDLSEDSDPAWHMIHWTFIPEELPGVSREQFIKALRAEGVPIGGSYVGTPIHLRPTFQRKEWWLGKGYPWKANPRGEEIAYRRGDCPVAERRCAEQDLILGGGSWWKDVSSLIDQIAEAFRKVTADPRCLRDIE, encoded by the coding sequence ATGTCGATTAAGAAATCCCAATTGGCGATATTCGGCGGTGAGCCGGTCGTCACAGAGAAATCCCCGTCCTGGCCATACTTTACCGATGAGGAGATCGAGGCCGTTCGTCAGGGGATGTTGCGCAGCCGCGAGGATTGGACCTGGGCATGTACCGCCGCCGGGGGAGAGCTAACCGACCAATTGGAGAAGCGCTTCGCCGAAGTCATAGGACGCAGGTTCGCTGTGAGCACATCCGGAGGTGGACCGGCGCTCCACATCGCCTGCATGGCGGCGGGAATCGAGCTGGGAGATGAGGTTATCACCTCGCCTTTCAGTTGGGGGCAGACGGTATCATGTATCCTCCAGGCGGGCGGCATTCCGATCTTCGCCGATATCGATCCCCGCACCCTCACATTAGACCCGGCCAGGATTGAGCCGCTTATCACTGAATACACGAAGGCGATCGTGGTGGTGCATATCGGCGGTGTCCCCGCTGACATGGATGGTATTATGGATATCGCCCGTCGACACGATCTGATCGTTATCGAGGATTGTGCTCAGGCGCAAGGTTCGCTTTACAAAGGGCAGCAGGTAGGCACGTTTGGGCATTTCGGATGCTTTTCCATCGGTTCCGGCAAAAACATCGCTGCCGGGGATGGAGGGATGTTGGTTACGGATGACAGGGATCTCTTCGAAAGGGCGCTTCTGGCTGGGATGCATCCCGCGAGACTTTATAAGGAGATCACCATCGATGCCTATCGTGAGCGCATTGACAGCCTGATCTATACATATCGCATCAACGCGTTCTCCGCCGCTTTGGCTTTGAAGCAGTTAGATCGATTAGAGGAGATGAACAAATGGCGACGCCGTAACGCCGCACGATTGAAGGAAGCGTTAGCCGATGTGCCAGGTATTCGACCGCTCGATCTGTCGGAAGATAGCGATCCCGCATGGCATATGATCCATTGGACCTTCATTCCTGAAGAACTGCCCGGCGTAAGCCGGGAGCAATTTATCAAAGCGCTGAGAGCTGAAGGAGTGCCTATCGGAGGCAGCTATGTCGGTACACCTATCCACCTAAGACCTACCTTCCAGCGTAAAGAGTGGTGGCTAGGCAAGGGTTATCCGTGGAAGGCCAACCCGCGAGGTGAAGAGATAGCCTACCGCAGAGGCGACTGTCCCGTGGCCGAACGCCGCTGTGCCGAACAAGACCTTATCTTGGGCGGTGGATCATGGTGGAAGGACGTCTCCTCGCTGATAGATCAGATCGCCGAGGCGTTCCGAAAGGTAACCGCCGATCCACGATGTCTGCGTGATATAGAATAA